The window CCAGCTGTGCCAGAAATGAAGCGGATATCGGTGTTGAAGAAGCAAAGATTGAGCTGTACCATACAATAGACGCCCTGAAACGTTCCCAGGCGGAACGGATCACCGTGTTTGAACCCTTCGTTTCCTGCTCCCGATCCGACAGGACCACCCGGCGCAGTTCTGTGGGGCTCTGGGTACACTTCAAGATCCTCTCAACCATGGGAACCAACCACATTGTTACCTACCAGCTTCATTCGGATAAATCCAAGTCCATGTTGGACCCTACGGTCTGTCTTATCGACGATATACCCGCATTGACCCTCCTTAAAAAGTATCTCTGCGATACCTATATCCGGGACCTCAAAACCCTGGAAGAGGAAGTGCGCCCTAACTGGGCCTTCTGTTCGGTAGATGCGGGGGGCGAAAAATTGACCAGGCAGTTTGCCAATGCCTTTATGGCGCCCCTGGTGGTAGCCCATAAGCAGCGGGATTATTCAAAGTCCAATACCATAGAATCCATCAATATACTTTCCGCAGAGCCTATCGCGGGAAAGGTCCTTTGGGTAGTGGATGATATGATAGACACCGCAGGATCCGTGGTCAGCCTTATCCGGGCATTGGCGCCCTTCAAGCCGGCGGAAATCAATATCATCTCCACCCATGCCCTGTTCTCACCGCCTGCG is drawn from Treponema primitia ZAS-1 and contains these coding sequences:
- the prs gene encoding ribose-phosphate diphosphokinase; translated protein: MNEFVITATRSMRKYAARVVGDLTKFPSFSAHADSINRVEALKTDRFADGEMEVAVTESLRGKDVILFTSCARNEADIGVEEAKIELYHTIDALKRSQAERITVFEPFVSCSRSDRTTRRSSVGLWVHFKILSTMGTNHIVTYQLHSDKSKSMLDPTVCLIDDIPALTLLKKYLCDTYIRDLKTLEEEVRPNWAFCSVDAGGEKLTRQFANAFMAPLVVAHKQRDYSKSNTIESINILSAEPIAGKVLWVVDDMIDTAGSVVSLIRALAPFKPAEINIISTHALFSPPAGERLSQLSAEGLLNRIIVTDTVHCACAATLNIPNLVVVPSAGLSAKVVRTIVTNTSVNQLMKPFNAEAYFKEPYLFNQN